The Solanum pennellii chromosome 11, SPENNV200 genome contains a region encoding:
- the LOC107004501 gene encoding RNA-binding protein 39 has product MDFDEYDYLEKTVEETNGTSTKSKDKDNNSSAEKEKSEKGYRRRERDGSEEYADDDNRERRSSKKSRGDGESIREKDKERDRERSSRHRSRERESERDKERSSKDRDRDREKREKEKEKERDRDREKEKERDRDRKSRDRDRDRDKERDKEKDRERERSRRSRSRSRIEREREKEMLRDSERDFESRDSRRFKEKKEKIEPEADPERDQRTVFAYQMPLKATERDVYEFFSQAGKVRDVRLIMDRNSRRSKGVGYIEFYDAMSVPMAIALSGRLLFGQPVMVKPSEAEKNLVQSTASGGGSGLAGPNAASERKLYVGNLHFNMTELQLRQIFEAFGPVELVQLPTDPETGHCKGFGFVQFAQLEHAKAAQSLNGKLEIAGRTIKVSSVTEHVGVQDAGAKTADFDDDEGGGLALNAQSRAMLMAKLDRSGVASGVAGTLGVPALNGAAQPAMSMPMGGATAFQNMLPTQLIASMAPEPIGIPSECLLLKNMFDPATETDPEFDLDIKDDVKEECSKYGRVKHIHVDKNTSGYVYLRFDSVEAASRAQQAMHKRWFAGRSISAIYLQPYEYDAKFKGTG; this is encoded by the exons ATGGACTTCGACGAGTACGACTATCTGGAGAAGACTGTGGAAGAGACCAACGGTACTTCTACGAAGAGCAAAGACAAAGACAATAACAGCAGCGCCGAGAAGGAGAAGAGCGAGAAAGGCTATCGTCGAAGGGAGAGAGATGGAAGTGAGGAATACGCCGACGACGACAATAGAGAGCGCCGGAGCAGCAAAAAGTCTCGCGGGGACGGCGAAAGCATCAGAGAGAAGGATAAGGAGAGAGATAGGGAAAGGTCATCGAGGCATCGGAGTAGGGAACGGGAATCTGAGAGGGACAAAGAAAGAAGCTCAAAAGACCGTGACCGTGACAGAGAGAAAAGGgaaaaggagaaagagaaagagagggATAGAGACagggagaaggagaaggaaCGTGATAGAGATAGGAAGAGTAGAGATCGGGATAGAGATAGAGATAAGGAGCGAGATAAGGAGAAAGATAGGGAGAGGGAGAGGTCAAGGAGGAGCCGTAGTCGCTCGAGAATCGAGCGAGAGCGAGAGAAAGAGATGTTGAGAGACAGCGAGCGTGACTTTGAATCACGGGACAGCAG GAGATTcaaggagaagaaagaaaaaatagaaccaGAAGCTGATCCAGAAAGGGACCAGAGAACTGTTTTTGCTTACCAG ATGCCCTTGAAGGCGACTGAAAGGGATGTGTATGAGTTCTTCTCACAAGCAGGAAAG GTGAGGGATGTGCGGTTAATCATGGACCGTAATTCAAGGCGATCTAAAGGAGTTGG GTACATTGAGTTTTATGATGCTATGTCCGTGCCAATGGCTATTGCTTTATCTGGTCGCTTGCTCTTTGGCCAACCAGTAATGGTAAAACCTTCTGAAGCTGAAAAGAACCTTGTTCAGTCAACTGCGTCTGGTGGTGGATCAGGGTTGGCGGGGCCAAATGCTGCCTCAGAAAGAAAACTTTATGTTGGAAATCTTCACTTTAACATGACAGAATTGCAGCTTAGACAG ATTTTTGAAGCTTTTGGGCCAGTGGAGCTTGTTCAATTACCTACAGATCCTGAAACAGGACATTGCAAAGGATTTGGGTTTGTCCAA TTTGCTCAACTTGAACATGCTAAGGCGGCTCAAAGTTTGAATGGCAAGCTTGAGATTGCGGGTCGGACCATCAAG GTTTCATCTGTTACTGAACATGTTGGAGTACAAGATGCTGGAGCTAAAACTGCAGactttgatgatgatgaagggGGTGGCCTG GCATTGAATGCTCAGTCAAGGGCCATGCTTATGGCAAAATTGGACCGCAGTGGTGTTGCTTCAGG TGTTGCGGGTACACTAGGAGTTCCTGCACTTAATGGAGCAGCTCAGCCAGCAATGAGCATGCCAATGGGTGGGGCAACAGCTTTTCAGAATATGCTCCCAACACAACTCATTGCTTCCATGGCTCCCGAACCCATTGGGATTCCCAGCGAGTGTTTGTTATTAAAAAACATGTTTGATCCTGCAACTGAG ACGGATCCAGAATTTGATTTGGATATTAAAGATGATGTAAAGGAGGAATGTTCCAAGTATGGCAGGGTCAAGCATATCCACGTGGACAA GAATACCTCTGGTTACGTGTACTTGCGGTTTGATAGTGTTGAAGCTGCATCTCGTGCTCAACAAGCCATGCACAAGAGATGGTTTGCTGGCAGATCAATTTCAGCCATCTACCTG CAACCATATGAATATGATGCCAAGTTCAAAGGTACAGGCTAG
- the LOC107004253 gene encoding protein SENSITIVITY TO RED LIGHT REDUCED 1-like, translating into MNDYMKLDTEFDIEDEVKRLLKEIDLMKRNVQNSNFYAKMVLGLKKISPHLSDLPVGPNSKAKVVIYGLGSIEFNYNSQVQLALFLLLKDRVDWMGDIEIYDPVMSIVDMKVFGIFGLKALHNDENGRRKAQGPTMFYMPSPSYFLLGNILEANWSSSSLEQIFLLTNSLEAMEEVLLFYDQFTVATKIRLSITHPFRKEIPIPESSDCQMYPSLFPGFGWHFFKGVKDLPECIWLYRQRYFELVIKYDFNSKKISKEFKENLAFIRYPRNFRMCALPHQHGWFKLNIYGIGRKEGELGRYGGVFKDEGGNCLTKYCYKFESNFEDDVIAGLASLKYGLTLLKPERLIVESDNIMLVHYVNGRLKPNEIVKVKLEEIFELLTGITYVVYHVYEEANKVAREWGL; encoded by the exons ATGAATGACTATATGAAGTTAGATACTGAATTTGACATAGAAGATGAGGTAAAAAGGCTGCTTAAAGAGATAGACCTGATGAAAAGGAATGTTCAGAACTCTAACTTCTATGCTAAAATGGTCTTGGGTCTCAAGAAAATCAGCCCTCATTTGAGTGACCTTCCAGTAGGCCCCAATTCAAAAGCTAAGGTGGTGATTTATGGTTTGGGAAGCATTGAATTTAATTACAATTCACAAGTTCAGCTTGCCTTATTTCTCCTACTAAAAGATCGTGTTGATTGGATGGGCGATATAGAGATCTATGATCCTGTGATGTCTATCGTTGATATGAAAGTTTTTGGGATATTCGGTCTTAAGGCACTTCACAATGATGAAAATGGGAGGAGGAAAGCTCAGGGACCAACTATGTTCTACATGCCTAGTCCTAGTTATTTTCTTCTTGGCAACATATTGGAAGCAAACTGGTCTTCATCTTCTCTTGAGCAGATTTTTCTGCTGACAAACTCATTGGAGGCTATGGAAGAGGTCCTGCTGTTTTATGATCAGTTTACTGTGGCAACAAAGATACGCTTATCGATAACTCATCCGTTCAGAAAAGAGATTCCCATACCAGAATCTAGCGACTGTCAGATGTATCCTAGTTTGTTCCCTGGATTTGGCTGGCATTTCTTTAAAGGGGTCAAGGATTTACCAGAATGTATCTGGTTATACAGGCAAAG GTATTTTGAACTGGTCATTAAGTATGATTTCAATAGCAAGAAGATTAGCAAGGAGTTTAAAGAAAACTTGGCTTTTATACGTTACCCTCGTAACTTCAGAATGTGCGCATTGCCTCATCAGCATGGTTGGTTTAAGCTAAACATCTATGGTATTGGCAGAAAAGAGGGTGAGCTTGGACGATATGGTGGCGTGTTCAAAGATGAAGGCGGAAATTGCTTAACTAAATACTGTTATAAGTTTGAATCTAATTTTGAAGATGATGTGATAGCAGGACTGGCTAGCTTGAAATATGGATTGACTTTACTGAAACCAGAGAGGTTGATAGTGGAGTCCGATAACATAATGTTGGTCCACTATGTTAATGGTCGCCTTAAGCCAAATGAAATAGTCAAAGTGAAATTGGAAGAAATTTTCGAGCTTCTGACGGGTATAACTTACGTTGTATACCATGTCTATGAAGAAGCCAATAAAGTGGCTAGAGAATGGGGGCTCTGA
- the LOC107003271 gene encoding WD repeat-containing protein RUP2-like, which produces MTDISSVLHQDQEEEEKARCEWDFHLSTIISSCNNLSGSGCDTIGVLEFDPCGNFLASGGIARKIRIYTVKSIEREGERRIGDAPLALDHSNACDFFICTPAKLGSIKWKPGLGSRVLGSGDYDGVVMEYDLEKKMPVFERDEHGGRRVWSIDYCHSDPVLGASGSDDGTMQMWDPRCGDNGKCLAMVQPTKEYSTPVCCVEFNPFKGPIVAVGCADRRVYAYDTRKMLDPLFVLDGHEKAVTYIRFLDERTIISSSIDGCLKMWNAEDQKVLRTYKGHSNSRRFVGLSVWKSGGLICCGSENNQVFVYDKRWGEPIWMYGREPRHEHGFVSSVCWQQKDENQCTLVAGDSDGVLRVFNGKRK; this is translated from the coding sequence ATGACAGATATTTCATCAGTTTTGCATCAagatcaagaagaagaagaaaaagcaaGATGTGAATGGGATTTTCATCTTTCTACTATTATTTCATCTTGTAATAATCTTAGTGGATCTGGTTGTGACACAATTGGTGTGTTGGAATTTGACCCTTGTGGTAATTTCCTAGCTTCTGGTGGTATTGCTAGGAAAATTCGAATTTACACCGTAAAGTCTATCGAGAGAGAAGGCGAGAGGCGTATCGGCGATGCGCCTCTCGCTTTAGATCATAGTAATgcatgtgatttttttatttgtactcCGGCCAAACTCGGGAGTATAAAGTGGAAACCCGGTTTAGGGAGTCGGGTTTTAGGGTCGGGTGATTACGATGGAGTGGTTATGGAGTATGACCTAGAGAAAAAAATGCCCGTTTTCGAGCGTGATGAGCATGGTGGTAGACGGGTTTGGAGCATTGACTATTGTCATTCGGATCCGGTTTTGGGTGCATCCGGATCCGATGACGGAACCATGCAAATGTGGGACCCGCGGTGCGGTGACAATGGCAAGTGTTTAGCTATGGTACAACCTACCAAAGAGTATAGTACACCCGTGTGTTGCGTCGAATTTAATCCGTTCAAAGGTCCAATCGTAGCCGTTGGATGCGCTGACCGGAGGGTCTACGCGTATGATACGAGGAAAATGCTTGACCCACTCTTTGTCCTGGATGGACATGAGAAAGCAGTTACTTACATTAGATTTCTTGATGAACGTACTATTATTTCTTCGAGCATAGATGGTTGTTTAAAAATGTGGAATGCGGAGGACCAGAAGGTACTTCGCACCTACAAGGGGCATAGTAATAGTAGGAGGTTTGTAGGGTTATCGGTATGGAAATCGGGTGGATTAATTTGTTGTGGCTCAGAAAATAATCAAGTTTTTGTATACGATAAGAGATGGGGTGAACCAATATGGATGTATGGACGCGAACCAAGACATGAGCATGGGTTCGTTAGTAGCGTATGTTGGCAACAAAAGGACGAAAATCAATGCACACTCGTGGCTGGAGATTCAGATGGTGTTTTACGAGTTTTTAATGGCAAGAGGaaatga
- the LOC107003112 gene encoding prolyl 4-hydroxylase 1 isoform X3, with product MEDSLDREFSFGGKHASLAGSNFPLARGISNWPHDKDAIALRVGYVKPEIISWKPRIVLFHNFLSAEECDYLRSIAIPRLHVSTVVDAKTGKGVKSDVRTSSGMFLNPDERKYPMIQAIEKRISVYSQIPVENGELIQVLRYEKNQFYRAHHDYFSDSFNVKRGGQRIATMLMYLSDNVEGGETYFPMAGTGECSCGGKMIQGLCVKPTKGDAVLFWSMGLDGQSDPDSLHGGCEVLSGEKWSATKWMRQRTVS from the exons ACAGAGAATTTTCTTTTGGTGGAAAGCATGCAAGTTTAGCTGGCAGCAATTTTCCGTTAGCAAGAG GAATCTCTAATTGGCCTCATGACAAAGATGCCATAGCACTGCGTGTAGGATAT GTGAAGCCTGAAATAATTAGTTGGAAACCAAGAATTGTATTATTTCACAACTTCTTAAGTGCGGAG GAATGTGATTATCTTAGATCGATTGCCATTCCTCGCCTTCATGTTTCCACTGTTGTAGATGCAAAAACTGGGAAG GGAGTTAAGAGTGATGTCAGAACAAGTTCTGGTATGTTTCTGAACCCTGATGAGAGGAAGTATCCCATGATACAG GCAATTGAAAAACGAATTTCTGTGTATTCTCAAATACCAGTAGAAAATGGGGAACTCATTCAAGTGTTAAG GTATGAAAAGAATCAGTTCTATAGAGCCCATCATGACTATTTCTCTGATAGT TTTAATGTAAAGCGTGGAGGTCAAAGAATTGCTACAATGCTCATGTATTTGAGTGACAATGTGGAGGGGGGAGAAACATACTTTCCTATG GCTGGCACTGGTGAATGTAGCTGTGGCGGCAAAATGATCCAAGGGTTATGTGTAAAACCTACGAAAGGAGATGCTGTTCTTTTTTGGAGTATG GGGCTTGATGGACAATCTGACCCTGATAGTCTACATGGAGGATGTGAAGTACTCTCAGGAGAGAAATGGTCAGCTACTAAATGGATGAGGCAAAGAACTGTATCCTAA
- the LOC107003112 gene encoding prolyl 4-hydroxylase 1 isoform X2, whose amino-acid sequence MTSRNATRDDREFSFGGKHASLAGSNFPLARGISNWPHDKDAIALRVGYVKPEIISWKPRIVLFHNFLSAEECDYLRSIAIPRLHVSTVVDAKTGKGVKSDVRTSSGMFLNPDERKYPMIQAIEKRISVYSQIPVENGELIQVLRYEKNQFYRAHHDYFSDSFNVKRGGQRIATMLMYLSDNVEGGETYFPMAGTGECSCGGKMIQGLCVKPTKGDAVLFWSMGLDGQSDPDSLHGGCEVLSGEKWSATKWMRQRTVS is encoded by the exons ACAGAGAATTTTCTTTTGGTGGAAAGCATGCAAGTTTAGCTGGCAGCAATTTTCCGTTAGCAAGAG GAATCTCTAATTGGCCTCATGACAAAGATGCCATAGCACTGCGTGTAGGATAT GTGAAGCCTGAAATAATTAGTTGGAAACCAAGAATTGTATTATTTCACAACTTCTTAAGTGCGGAG GAATGTGATTATCTTAGATCGATTGCCATTCCTCGCCTTCATGTTTCCACTGTTGTAGATGCAAAAACTGGGAAG GGAGTTAAGAGTGATGTCAGAACAAGTTCTGGTATGTTTCTGAACCCTGATGAGAGGAAGTATCCCATGATACAG GCAATTGAAAAACGAATTTCTGTGTATTCTCAAATACCAGTAGAAAATGGGGAACTCATTCAAGTGTTAAG GTATGAAAAGAATCAGTTCTATAGAGCCCATCATGACTATTTCTCTGATAGT TTTAATGTAAAGCGTGGAGGTCAAAGAATTGCTACAATGCTCATGTATTTGAGTGACAATGTGGAGGGGGGAGAAACATACTTTCCTATG GCTGGCACTGGTGAATGTAGCTGTGGCGGCAAAATGATCCAAGGGTTATGTGTAAAACCTACGAAAGGAGATGCTGTTCTTTTTTGGAGTATG GGGCTTGATGGACAATCTGACCCTGATAGTCTACATGGAGGATGTGAAGTACTCTCAGGAGAGAAATGGTCAGCTACTAAATGGATGAGGCAAAGAACTGTATCCTAA